The following are from one region of the Ptychodera flava strain L36383 chromosome 15, AS_Pfla_20210202, whole genome shotgun sequence genome:
- the LOC139150865 gene encoding DNA excision repair protein ERCC-1-like: MAERKKFIIPNADEVEKISNERPKVRPLFKSKRVFSGDVKTSTKTESDDRTDKPGPCQQKNEKKDITNVSKGSVRNLQFRSGISSRQFNIVTSSALQPPCKANTEAGDPVKKTNSELKLEVCQSEETSSKPSSKSTDKAVPSDSNIETDTTLHHVQRTRKVGMTFAEAFADLKDTKHYDGLQGSEKTVQGAAVSSTKSSNSIVVNMRQRGNPILKHIRNVPWEFGDILPDYVMGKTTCALFLSIRYHNLKPDYIHDRLKQLGQSYELRVLLVQVDVKDPHHAVKDLTKIAILADCTLILAWSPEEAGRYLETFKAYESKPPDMLKERVDSDYLSRAIDCLTTVKKVNKTDVVTLLSTFGSMEGIAKASKEELALCPGIGLQKAQRLCEIFHEPFLRSKKAKIEEPKPGPSTAI; encoded by the exons GTGAGACCTTTGTTCAAGTCAAAAAGAGTGTTCAGTGGTGATGTGAAGACGTCAACTAAAACGGAAAGTGATGACAGAACAGATAAACCAGGCCCTTGTCAgcagaaaaatgagaaaaaggACATTACCAATGTATCCAAGGGTTCTGTCAGGAACTTACAGTTCAGAAGTGGTATCAGTAGTCGACAGTTTAACATAGTGACATCATCAGCTCTACAGCCTCCATGCAAAGCAAACACTGAGGCAGGTGATCCggtgaaaaagacaaattctGAGCTCAAACTAGAAGTTTGTCAAAGTGAGGAAACATCAAGTAAACCTAGCAGTAAAAGTACTGATAAAGCTGTCCCTAGTGACTCTAATATTGAGACTGACACAACCTTACATCATGTGCAGAGAACTCGCAAAGTGGGCATGACGTTTGCTGAGGCTTTCGCTGATTTGAAAGATACTAAACATTATGATGGACTCCAGGGATCAGAGAAGACAGTGCAAGGTGCTGCAGTCAGttcaacaaaatcatcaaacagTATTGTTGTCAATATGAGACAG CGTGGAAATCCAATCTTAAAACACATAAGGAATGTACCATGGGAATTTGGTGATATTTTACCAGATTATGTTATGGGTAAAACCACTTGTGCTTTGTTCTTAAG CATAAGATACCACAATCTAAAACCTGACTACATCCATGATCGACTGAAACAGCTTGGACAAAGTTATGAACTCAGGGTGTTACTTGTACAAGTGGATGTG AAAGACCCTCACCATGCAGTGAAGGATCTGACAAAAATAGCAATCCTTGCTGACTGTACATTGATACTGGCGTGGAG cccTGAGGAAGCCGGTCgttatttggaaactttcaAAGCCTATGAAAGCAAACCACCTGATATGCTGAAGGAAAGAGTAGACAGTGACTACCTATCCAGG GCCATTGATTGTCTCACAACTGTCAAGAAGGTAAACAAGACAGATGTAGTCACTCTGCTTTCCACATTTGGA TCCATGGAAGGCATTGCCAAGGCATCCAAAGAAGAGCTAGCACTTTGTCCAGGAATTGGCCTTCAAAAG GCACAGAGACTGTGTGAGATCTTCCATGAGCCATTCCTCAGATCAAAAAAGGCCAAGATTGAAGAACCAAAACCAGGACCCAGCACTGCCATCTAA
- the LOC139150866 gene encoding 18S rRNA aminocarboxypropyltransferase-like, which produces MGRKRGQGHGACGKRKDGKDRRRQGYVDKMEKFTRDLEAALEDDSDNEDVESGEGASGTDDEIKFPCPLAMWDMGHCDPKKCSGRKLARMGFVKSLRLSQRFGGLILSPVGSKCVSPEDRELVAEHGIAVVDCSWAKLEETPFKKMKGTHLRLLPYLIAANPINYGKPCKLSCVEAYAATLYIVGYKEVGEYLLGKFKWGPGFFTINQDILDVYASCKTAAEVIEAQQRWIEQCQTKRAGSSHDSEERGMSKFDRQPDYDMPPSESEESGEEEEEEEEEEEEELEDKRKLMEQGEKTEMTMRSENMENNQTKIDLQTDIDASVHTDCIDQRLNDERE; this is translated from the exons ATGGGAAGAAAGCGTGGTCAAGGTCACGGTGCCTGCGGAAAAAGAAAGGATGGGAAGGACAGACGGAGACAGGGGTATGTcgataaaatggaaaaatttacaAGAGATCTGGAAGCTGCTTTAGAAG ATGACTCTGACAATGAGGATGTCGAATCTGGTGAGGGTGCGTCTGGAACAGATGATGAGATCAAATTTCCATGCCCTTTGGCTATGTGGGATATGGGACATTGCGACCCCAAGAAATGTTCTGGACGTAAACTAGCCAGAATGGGCTTTGTAAAGTCACTGCGACTTTCACAGCGATTTGGAGGGCTAATTTTATCACCCGTTGGATCAAAGTGTGTATCACCAGAAGACAG GGAACTCGTAGCGGAACATGGCATAGCTGTTGTGGATTGTTCCTGGGCTAAACTGGAAGAGACACCATTCAAGAAGATGAAAGGAACACATCTTAGACTGCTTCCGTATCTCATAGCAGCTAATCCTATTAACTATGGAAAGCCTTGTAAATTATCATGTGTTGAGGCTTATGCAGCAACTCTATACATAGTGG GTTACAAAGAGGTTGGTGAATATCTCCTTGGGAAATTCAAATGGGGACCTGGCTTCTTTACCATCAATCAAGACATCTTGGATGTCTATGCATCTTGTAAGACAGCGGCTGAAGTCATCGAAGCACAGCAAAGATGGATTGAACAGTGCCAAACAAAGAGGGCTGGCAGCTCTCATG ACTCAGAAGAAAGAGGTATGAGCAAATTTGACAGACAACCTGACTATGACATGCCCCCCTCAGAAAGTGAGGAGTCtggggaggaggaggaggaggaggaggaggaggaggaagaggagCTTGAGGACAAGAGAAAACTGATGGAACAAGGGGAAAAAACTGAGATGACAATGAGATCTGAGAACATGGAGAATAATCAAACAAAGATTGATTTGCAAACAGACATTGATGCCAGTGTACATACAGACTGCATAGATCAGAGACTAAATGATGAAAGGGAATAG